In Thunnus thynnus chromosome 20, fThuThy2.1, whole genome shotgun sequence, a single window of DNA contains:
- the neurl2 gene encoding neuralized-like protein 2 — MECFSDHFMEFHPIHGRNVQLEHSGTQATRVESFAHGVCFSKYSLKPGEIFLIEIEDKELGWCGHLRVGLTARDPRSLEVVPEYSIPDLTDLGDSWIFAITRNHNKVIEEVDAGAGGQEAGEGALAEGRRLGRGEVEDGDVGGGGNNTKPMTFFTDSHLYIDNVRIPRDKLVGRSRPGRFSHILDDLYKTNTLPPTARRSRIGVLYVPKGQDLADMHIVINGEDMGASAKGIPTIQPLYAVVDVFAATKCVRIVQVEYGFSSLQTLCRKVIQKHIVHRMAIDWLALPEALKHYCKYE; from the exons ATGGAGTGCTTTTCTGACCATTTCATGGAGTTCCACCCCATCCATGGAAGAAACGTGCAGCTGGAACACTCAGGAACTCAGGCAACTCGAGTGGAGAGCTTTGCTCATGGAGTGTGTTTCAGCAAATACTCCTTGAAGCCAGGGGAGATTTTTCTCATAGAGATTGAGGACAAGGAGCTGGGCTGGTGTGGCCACCTCCGGGTCGGCCTGACCGCCAGGGACCCTAGGAGCTTAGAGGTGGTGCCCGAGTATTCCATCCCGGACCTGACAGACCTGGGCGACAGCTGGATCTTCGCAATCACTCGCAACCACAACAAGGTCATAGAGGAGGTGGACGCAGGAGCAGGTGGCCAAGAGGCTGGAGAAGGAGCACTTGCTGAGGGTCGGAGGCTCGGGCGGGGGGAGGTGGAAGATGGAGACGTAGGAGGAGGAGGCAACAACACCAAACCAATGACTTTCTTCACTGACTCTCACTTGTACATTGACAATGTTCGGATCCCCAGAGACAAGCTGGTGGGCCGCAGTCGGCCCGGACGCTTCAGCCACATTCTGGATGACTTGTATAAGACAAACACACTACCTCCCACAGCCAGACGCAGCCGCATAGGAGTACTGTATGTGCCTAAAGGGCAAGACCTGGCTGACATGCACATTGTTATCAATGGTGAGGACATGGGAGCTTCTGCAAAGGGGATCCCCACCATCCAGCCTCTGTATGCTGTGGTGGACGTATTTGCTGCCACTAAGTGTGTCAGAATTGTCCAGGTGGAGTATGGAT TCTCGTCGTTGCAGACGTTGTGCAGAAAGGTCATCCAGAAACACATTGTCCACAGGATGGCCATTGACTGGCTGGCGCTGCCAGAGGCACTTAAGCACTACTGCAAGTACGAGTGA
- the msrb1b gene encoding methionine-R-sulfoxide reductase B1b, with amino-acid sequence MSFCQFVGGEIYKDHFKPGMYVCSKCNHPLFSSRSKFAHSSPWPAFTNTIREDSVTKMMETLTAFKVLCGKCGNGLGHEFVNDGPEEGVSRFUIFSHSLKFVPNKGKDKQ; translated from the exons ATgtctttttgtcagtttgttggCGGTGAGATCTACAAGGATCATTTCAAACCAG GTATGTATGTATGCTCCAAGTGTAACCATCCACTGTTCTCCAGTCGCTCCAAGTTCGCCCACTCGTCTCCCTGGCCTGCTTTTACCAACACCATCAGAGAGGACAGCGTCACCAAGATGATGGAGACTCTCACCGCTTTCAAG GTTCTTTGTGGCAAGTGCGGCAACGGGCTGGGTCACGAGTTTGTGAATGACGGCCCAGAAGAGGGAGTGTCACGTTTTTGAATATTCAGTCACTCGCTCAAGTTTGTCCCCAACAAAG gcAAGGATAAGCAATAA